A genome region from Arachidicoccus soli includes the following:
- a CDS encoding helix-turn-helix domain-containing protein, which yields MSFALYVPVKETVKELRMLLKSSSVMMQPRIKMLIAMKKAGESGISKRELMDTIGAGSQSIHNWRTAYKQGGMELLLHNGRKGNAGKPSVFTQEEHNKMEQKLKDPKNGLAGYVELQEWIETEFKKEVKYNTVLKYATRHFGSKVKVARKSHVKKDEKAVSTFKKTSLKK from the coding sequence ATGTCATTTGCATTGTACGTCCCCGTAAAAGAAACCGTAAAAGAGTTGCGTATGTTATTGAAGAGTTCCAGTGTTATGATGCAGCCCCGCATAAAGATGCTCATTGCGATGAAAAAAGCCGGTGAAAGCGGTATTTCCAAAAGAGAACTGATGGATACCATTGGTGCGGGCAGTCAAAGTATCCACAACTGGAGAACGGCTTATAAGCAGGGCGGGATGGAATTGTTGCTACATAATGGCCGCAAAGGCAATGCTGGCAAGCCCTCTGTTTTTACCCAAGAAGAACACAATAAGATGGAGCAAAAACTTAAAGATCCAAAAAATGGATTGGCAGGATACGTAGAACTACAAGAGTGGATAGAAACTGAGTTTAAAAAAGAAGTGAAGTACAATACGGTATTGAAGTATGCCACGCGCCATTTCGGATCCAAAGTAAAGGTAGCAAGAAAGAGCCATGTCAAAAAGGACGAAAAGGCTGTTTCCACTTTTAAAAAAACTTCACTCAAAAAATAG
- a CDS encoding IS630 family transposase: MADIALTAPLCYNSINLYFQDESRFGLHTKYGRGLTARGIQPVCSFQQVFEYVYLFGAFSPITGEQLQLEMPYCNADTFQLFLDQLSKQNPNEYKIIVLDNGAFHKAKSLTIPDNITLLFLPPYCPELNPAEKVWQQIKRKFTNKHFNNLDQISTFFSETIQQLTTSKIKSICAYEYISLESFWSI, from the coding sequence ATAGCCGATATCGCACTAACTGCACCTCTTTGCTACAACAGCATCAATCTTTATTTCCAAGACGAATCAAGATTCGGGCTGCATACCAAATATGGGAGAGGACTGACAGCAAGAGGTATACAGCCTGTATGTTCTTTCCAACAGGTGTTTGAATATGTTTACCTGTTCGGCGCTTTCTCGCCCATTACAGGAGAACAGCTCCAATTAGAAATGCCCTATTGCAATGCAGATACCTTCCAACTTTTCCTCGACCAATTGTCCAAACAAAATCCTAACGAATACAAAATCATAGTATTGGACAATGGCGCGTTCCACAAAGCAAAATCCCTAACTATCCCGGATAATATCACTTTATTGTTTCTGCCACCCTATTGCCCCGAACTCAATCCGGCTGAAAAAGTATGGCAGCAAATCAAAAGAAAATTTACCAACAAGCATTTCAATAACCTCGACCAAATCAGCACCTTTTTCTCTGAAACAATACAACAACTTACCACCTCAAAAATAAAATCTATATGCGCTTACGAATATATCTCTTTAGAATCTTTTTGGTCTATATAA
- a CDS encoding ribonucleoside-diphosphate reductase subunit alpha, producing MFVIKRSGKQESVKFDKITARVEKLCYGLNAEFVDSTKVAMKVIEGLFDGVTTTELDNLAAETAASLSVLHPDYSLLASRIAVSNLHKNTTKSFSATVKKLYEYVEPKTGLHSPLIDEDVYKVVKENASLLDSTIIYDRDFAFDYFGFKTLERSYLLRLEGKIVERPQHMYMRVAVGIHHNDIEQVIKTYHLLSERWFTHATPTLFNAGTPKPQMSSCFLLTMKGDSIEGIYDTLKQTAKISQSAGGIGLSIHNIRATGSYISGTNGTSNGIIPMLRVFNDTARYVDQGGGKRKGAFAIYLEPWHADIFEFLDLRKNHGKEEMRARDLFYALWISDLFMQRVEENGDWSLMCPHECPGLADTWGEDFEKLYMSYEAQGKARKTIKAQELWFAILDAQIETGTPYLLYKDAANRKSNQQHLGTIKSSNLCTEIIEYSSPDEIAVCNLASIALPRFVIDGVYDHQKLYEVTYQATINLNRIIDRNYYPVYEAQKSNLRHRPIGLGVQGLADTFVKMRYPFESEDAKKLNKEISETIYFAAMTASKDLAITEGAYESFAGSPLSRGMFQFDFWNVVPSNRWDWQALQAEIKQHGVRNSLLVAPMPTASTSQILGNNECFEPFTSNLYVRRVLSGEFVIVNKFLLKDLVDLGLWNEGMKNKIMSSNGSIQNIPEIPDEIKELYKTVWEIKQRTLIDMAADRGAYICQSQSLNLFVQSPTKAKLTSMHFYAWKKGLKTGMYYLRTQAASQAVQFTVKKQAEEQMAPLMNKEDIPVPAIDAPAANTDLNALTGGACPLDGSCEACSA from the coding sequence ATGTTTGTAATAAAAAGAAGCGGCAAACAAGAGTCTGTAAAATTTGATAAAATTACAGCACGTGTTGAAAAACTTTGCTATGGCTTGAATGCCGAATTTGTAGATTCTACAAAAGTAGCCATGAAAGTAATTGAAGGTTTATTCGATGGTGTTACAACCACCGAATTGGATAACCTTGCAGCGGAAACAGCTGCATCCTTGAGCGTGTTGCATCCTGACTATAGTTTGTTGGCATCCAGAATTGCAGTGAGTAACCTGCATAAGAATACGACAAAATCATTTTCTGCTACCGTTAAAAAACTCTATGAATATGTGGAACCTAAGACGGGTCTGCATAGTCCCTTGATTGACGAAGACGTATATAAAGTGGTGAAAGAAAACGCTTCTTTGCTGGATTCTACTATTATTTATGATCGGGATTTTGCTTTTGATTATTTTGGATTTAAGACACTTGAGCGATCTTATTTATTGCGTCTGGAAGGAAAGATTGTTGAACGTCCGCAGCATATGTACATGCGTGTTGCCGTAGGTATTCACCACAATGATATTGAACAGGTAATAAAAACCTATCACTTGCTTTCTGAAAGGTGGTTTACGCATGCAACCCCTACTTTGTTTAATGCGGGTACACCAAAACCACAGATGTCTTCTTGCTTTCTTTTAACTATGAAAGGAGATAGCATTGAAGGGATTTATGATACCCTGAAACAAACCGCCAAAATCTCGCAGTCTGCCGGTGGTATTGGATTGAGCATTCATAATATTCGGGCAACAGGCTCCTATATCAGCGGTACAAATGGTACGAGTAACGGTATTATTCCCATGTTACGCGTATTCAATGATACGGCGCGTTATGTAGATCAGGGCGGTGGAAAGCGTAAGGGTGCTTTTGCGATTTACCTGGAACCTTGGCATGCAGATATATTTGAATTTCTGGACCTTCGGAAAAATCATGGTAAAGAAGAGATGCGGGCACGTGACTTATTTTATGCATTATGGATCTCTGATCTGTTTATGCAGAGAGTAGAAGAAAACGGAGACTGGAGCCTGATGTGTCCACATGAATGTCCTGGCCTTGCCGACACCTGGGGTGAAGATTTTGAAAAGCTGTATATGTCTTATGAGGCGCAGGGTAAAGCGCGTAAAACGATAAAAGCACAGGAGCTTTGGTTTGCTATTTTGGACGCACAGATAGAAACAGGTACGCCTTATTTATTGTATAAAGATGCGGCTAACCGCAAATCGAACCAGCAGCATTTAGGTACAATTAAAAGCTCTAACCTCTGCACCGAGATTATTGAGTATTCATCTCCGGATGAAATAGCCGTATGTAATCTGGCTTCTATCGCCTTGCCGCGTTTTGTAATTGACGGAGTGTATGACCATCAAAAATTATATGAAGTAACTTATCAGGCTACCATTAATTTAAACAGGATTATCGACAGGAACTATTATCCTGTTTATGAAGCGCAAAAGAGCAATCTGCGTCATCGTCCCATTGGTTTGGGCGTGCAGGGATTGGCGGATACATTTGTGAAGATGCGGTATCCATTTGAAAGCGAAGATGCAAAAAAACTCAATAAAGAAATCTCAGAGACGATCTACTTTGCCGCTATGACTGCTTCCAAAGATTTGGCAATAACAGAAGGGGCTTATGAAAGTTTTGCAGGGTCTCCTTTGTCTCGTGGCATGTTCCAGTTTGACTTCTGGAATGTTGTGCCATCCAATCGCTGGGATTGGCAGGCTTTACAAGCAGAGATTAAGCAACATGGCGTAAGGAACTCTTTATTAGTGGCGCCAATGCCGACTGCTTCTACTTCTCAAATCTTAGGCAATAATGAATGCTTCGAGCCATTTACTTCTAACTTGTATGTTCGTCGTGTATTATCCGGTGAGTTTGTAATCGTGAATAAATTCTTGTTGAAAGATCTGGTGGACCTAGGCTTGTGGAACGAAGGGATGAAAAACAAAATTATGAGCTCTAATGGTTCTATTCAGAATATTCCGGAAATACCGGATGAAATTAAGGAATTGTATAAGACTGTTTGGGAAATTAAACAACGCACTTTGATTGATATGGCTGCTGATCGCGGAGCCTATATTTGTCAATCCCAATCGCTTAATCTTTTCGTTCAGTCGCCGACAAAGGCAAAACTTACCAGCATGCATTTTTACGCTTGGAAGAAGGGCCTGAAAACGGGTATGTATTACTTGCGTACACAAGCAGCTTCGCAGGCAGTACAGTTTACGGTAAAGAAACAGGCAGAAGAGCAAATGGCTCCTCTGATGAATAAGGAGGATATCCCTGTGCCTGCCATAGATGCACCAGCAGCTAATACGGATTTAAATGCACTTACCGGTGGCGCTTGCCCATTGGATGGCAGTTGTGAAGCTTGTAGTGCTTGA
- a CDS encoding M16 family metallopeptidase — protein sequence MQLSQKLAFLIAGAFAISTSASTAQKVKFTEYNLDNGLHVILHQDKSAPVVAVSVMYHVGSKNETPGLTGFAHFFEHLLFEGTKNIKRGEFMKIVAANGGQNNANTTQDRTFYYEVFPSNQLKLGLWLESERMMHPVINQIGVNTQREVVKEEKRMRVDNQPYGHLIEDVFKDLFIKHPYHWVPIGSMDDINKAKLSEFLAFFKKFYVPNNAVLSIAGDINIDETKQWIKSYFSAIPKGEPVLQPDIVEAPITKEMIDTAYDANIQLPAIVTAYRTPAENSKDAVVLDLISSVLSGGASSRLYKELVDQKKSALQVASFNYSLEDYGAYLNFAIPNNNVPLDSLLHDMDANIADLQTNLISEEDYKKLLNQAEMSFVNANTKDLGVAQNLANSYTFFNKNTNHINEQLAEIRSVTREQIREVARKYLNPNQRVVLYYLPKAK from the coding sequence ATGCAATTATCGCAAAAGCTTGCCTTTTTGATTGCTGGTGCCTTTGCCATTTCTACTTCGGCATCTACAGCACAGAAAGTAAAGTTTACCGAGTATAATTTAGACAATGGATTACACGTTATTCTTCACCAAGACAAATCCGCACCCGTAGTCGCTGTTTCCGTAATGTATCATGTGGGGTCTAAAAATGAAACACCCGGCCTTACAGGGTTTGCGCACTTTTTTGAACACCTGCTTTTTGAAGGCACAAAGAATATTAAACGGGGTGAGTTTATGAAAATAGTGGCGGCTAATGGTGGGCAAAATAATGCCAACACGACACAGGATCGTACTTTTTATTATGAAGTCTTCCCTTCTAATCAATTGAAACTCGGTCTCTGGCTGGAAAGCGAAAGGATGATGCATCCCGTAATCAATCAAATTGGTGTAAATACGCAAAGAGAGGTGGTAAAAGAAGAGAAAAGAATGCGTGTAGATAACCAGCCTTATGGACATTTGATTGAGGACGTATTTAAAGATCTGTTTATCAAACATCCCTATCATTGGGTGCCGATTGGTTCCATGGATGATATCAATAAGGCTAAGTTGAGTGAGTTCCTGGCATTCTTTAAAAAATTCTATGTCCCGAATAATGCGGTGCTAAGTATTGCCGGGGATATTAATATCGATGAAACAAAGCAATGGATTAAATCTTATTTCAGTGCTATTCCAAAAGGAGAGCCTGTCCTGCAACCTGATATCGTAGAGGCCCCCATCACCAAAGAGATGATTGATACCGCCTATGATGCCAATATTCAACTTCCGGCTATTGTAACAGCTTATCGGACGCCGGCTGAGAACTCAAAAGATGCAGTCGTTTTAGATTTGATTTCATCTGTGCTTTCCGGTGGCGCTAGTTCTAGATTATATAAGGAATTGGTCGACCAGAAGAAATCGGCTCTGCAAGTGGCTTCCTTTAATTACTCTCTGGAAGATTATGGTGCTTATCTCAATTTTGCGATCCCTAATAACAATGTACCTTTGGACAGCCTCCTACATGATATGGACGCCAATATCGCAGATTTGCAAACGAATCTGATCAGTGAAGAAGATTATAAAAAGCTACTCAATCAGGCAGAAATGAGCTTTGTCAACGCAAATACCAAAGATTTAGGTGTAGCCCAGAATCTAGCAAACAGCTATACTTTCTTTAATAAAAATACCAATCATATTAATGAGCAGTTAGCCGAGATTCGTTCTGTTACGCGGGAACAGATTAGGGAGGTAGCTCGTAAATACCTGAACCCTAACCAACGTGTAGTACTCTATTATTTACCTAAAGCGAAATAA
- a CDS encoding ribonucleotide-diphosphate reductase subunit beta, giving the protein MEDEILLRENKDRFVILPINYPKIWEKYKQHEASFWTAEEIDLGSDLKDWNEKMNDGERHFISHILAFFAASDGIVNENLAVNFMSEVQLPEARCFYGFQIMMENIHSETYALLIDTYIKDPKKKDDFFHAIDTIPAVKKKAEWALRWIENGSFAERLVAFAAVEGIFFSGSFCSLFWLKKRGLMPGLTFSNELISRDEGLHCEFACLLYSMLKNKLSEEAATRIITDAVEIEKEFITEALPVRLIGMNSDLMKQYIEFVADRWITELGYKAVYNTSNPFDFMEMISLQGKTNFFEKRVGDYQKSGVSSAEGFDVFSTEEDF; this is encoded by the coding sequence ATGGAAGACGAAATTCTATTAAGGGAAAATAAAGACAGATTTGTTATTCTCCCTATCAACTATCCGAAAATCTGGGAGAAATATAAACAACACGAAGCGAGTTTTTGGACTGCAGAAGAAATAGACCTGGGATCTGATTTGAAAGACTGGAATGAGAAAATGAACGATGGGGAAAGGCATTTTATCTCTCATATATTGGCGTTTTTTGCGGCGAGTGACGGCATCGTAAATGAAAACCTTGCAGTGAATTTTATGAGTGAAGTGCAGTTGCCTGAGGCCCGCTGTTTTTATGGTTTTCAAATAATGATGGAGAATATCCATTCTGAGACCTATGCATTACTTATTGATACTTATATCAAAGATCCGAAGAAAAAAGATGATTTTTTTCATGCGATCGACACTATCCCTGCTGTAAAGAAAAAAGCAGAATGGGCTTTGCGCTGGATTGAAAACGGAAGCTTTGCTGAACGTTTGGTGGCCTTTGCTGCAGTGGAAGGTATTTTCTTTAGCGGTAGTTTTTGTTCGCTGTTCTGGTTGAAGAAACGCGGCCTGATGCCGGGCTTGACTTTCTCTAATGAGCTTATTAGCCGTGATGAAGGCTTGCATTGTGAGTTTGCTTGTTTGTTGTATTCTATGTTAAAGAATAAGTTATCAGAAGAAGCAGCCACAAGAATTATCACCGATGCTGTAGAAATTGAAAAAGAATTTATCACTGAAGCTTTGCCGGTAAGATTAATTGGCATGAATTCAGATCTGATGAAACAGTATATTGAGTTTGTGGCAGATCGTTGGATCACAGAATTGGGTTACAAAGCTGTTTACAATACCAGCAATCCATTCGATTTCATGGAAATGATTTCTTTGCAGGGTAAAACTAATTTCTTTGAAAAAAGAGTAGGAGATTATCAGAAATCCGGTGTAAGCAGCGCGGAGGGGTTTGATGTCTTTTCTACTGAGGAAGATTTCTAG
- a CDS encoding insulinase family protein — MRKILLLVIGGMLLTNSYAQNIDRSQAPKPGPAPVIKLEDPVIYTLENGIKVLVVENHKVPSVSASYYIYTGPVKEGEKAGVMGLMGGMLNQGTTTMDKAAFDEAVEQDGTNLSLNSQGGSVSALDRYFDKGLMLMAQALQHPAFKEGDFDKLKTQEVNGLKADDKSVATVASNVTGALLYGKNSPLGEFETEKTVAAISLSDVKNMYQKYITPSNGYLTIVGDIKPEEAKKLAEKYFGDWKGENITLPTLADAANPAKTEIDVVDMPNAVQSVINVTNLVTLPLDSKDYFAVLLANQILGGGADAYLFKDIREKHAYTYGAYSSISGGNYQTSFRASASVRNAVTDSAVTLFFNNIKRIRTESVTEELLNNVKAEYNGNFAIGTENPSRIAVFARNILIYQLPKDYYRTYLQKINAVTPADVMRAAKEYFNYDNSRVVVTGKAEDILSGLKKMGYAVKVYDKEANPITETANKPVELNANEIINNYIHAIGGAENLKKVNAILINGTMGVQGMSIPFVEKRMSPNKESIVMSMNGNEISKTVFDGAKGYQKQMGNTMELTKDQLAKYTDQKCLFSQLAYNDGTYKLDVKGMGKVNGSDAYKVDVTGPSGKTSTEFYDVKTGYLVQVAMQTEAKGQQVSVVSTFSDYKKVGDIYLPFLQSIAITTAQGGQNLEMKTIDTKINEGVTDTDFE, encoded by the coding sequence ATGCGAAAAATATTATTATTAGTCATCGGTGGAATGCTCCTGACAAATAGCTATGCACAAAATATTGACAGAAGCCAAGCACCAAAACCAGGCCCGGCACCGGTAATCAAATTAGAAGATCCTGTCATTTACACCCTAGAAAACGGTATAAAGGTTTTGGTTGTTGAGAACCATAAAGTGCCTTCTGTGTCTGCTTCTTATTATATCTATACAGGCCCGGTAAAAGAGGGGGAGAAAGCAGGCGTAATGGGCTTGATGGGCGGTATGTTAAACCAAGGCACTACCACAATGGATAAAGCTGCTTTTGATGAAGCAGTGGAACAAGATGGTACCAACCTTAGTCTCAATAGCCAGGGTGGTAGCGTCTCTGCATTGGACAGGTATTTCGATAAAGGTCTTATGCTCATGGCACAGGCACTGCAGCATCCGGCATTTAAAGAGGGTGATTTTGATAAACTAAAGACACAGGAAGTTAATGGTTTGAAAGCAGATGATAAAAGTGTTGCAACAGTGGCATCAAATGTTACCGGTGCTTTGTTGTATGGCAAAAATAGCCCATTGGGTGAATTTGAAACCGAAAAAACGGTTGCAGCTATTAGCCTCTCTGATGTAAAAAATATGTATCAGAAATACATTACGCCTTCTAATGGATACCTTACCATTGTGGGTGATATTAAACCGGAAGAAGCAAAGAAATTAGCGGAGAAATATTTTGGCGACTGGAAAGGGGAAAATATTACTTTGCCTACTTTAGCTGATGCCGCCAATCCTGCTAAAACAGAAATTGATGTGGTAGATATGCCCAATGCCGTACAATCCGTGATAAATGTAACAAACCTGGTTACCTTGCCGTTGGACAGCAAAGATTATTTCGCTGTTTTATTGGCTAACCAAATCTTAGGAGGAGGTGCAGATGCGTACTTATTTAAAGACATTAGAGAGAAACATGCTTATACTTATGGTGCCTATTCTTCTATTTCCGGTGGGAATTACCAAACTAGTTTTCGCGCTTCTGCTTCGGTAAGGAATGCAGTAACTGATAGCGCCGTAACCTTATTTTTTAATAATATTAAAAGGATTCGTACAGAATCGGTAACGGAAGAATTATTAAATAATGTAAAGGCTGAGTATAATGGAAACTTTGCTATTGGCACAGAAAATCCGTCTAGGATTGCCGTATTTGCAAGAAATATTTTAATCTATCAATTACCTAAAGATTATTATCGTACTTATTTGCAAAAAATCAATGCGGTTACACCTGCGGATGTCATGCGCGCTGCCAAAGAATATTTTAACTATGACAATAGCCGGGTAGTCGTTACCGGAAAAGCAGAGGATATTTTATCGGGACTTAAAAAAATGGGCTATGCCGTAAAGGTTTATGATAAAGAAGCAAACCCTATAACAGAGACTGCTAATAAGCCGGTAGAGCTGAATGCCAATGAGATTATCAATAATTATATCCATGCAATTGGTGGAGCAGAAAACCTAAAAAAAGTAAATGCTATTCTTATCAATGGTACAATGGGTGTTCAAGGCATGTCTATTCCATTTGTAGAAAAAAGGATGTCACCTAATAAGGAATCTATTGTTATGTCTATGAATGGTAATGAGATAAGTAAAACGGTCTTTGATGGTGCAAAGGGCTATCAGAAACAAATGGGCAATACAATGGAATTGACCAAGGATCAGTTGGCCAAATATACCGATCAGAAATGCTTATTTAGTCAGCTTGCTTATAACGATGGCACTTATAAATTAGACGTAAAAGGAATGGGAAAAGTAAATGGTAGCGATGCTTATAAGGTGGATGTAACCGGCCCTTCAGGAAAAACCAGTACAGAATTCTATGATGTAAAGACTGGTTATTTGGTGCAGGTAGCGATGCAGACAGAAGCAAAGGGACAACAGGTCTCTGTGGTGTCTACTTTTAGTGACTATAAAAAAGTGGGGGACATTTATTTACCATTCCTACAATCCATTGCTATTACCACTGCTCAAGGGGGACAAAATCTAGAGATGAAAACAATTGATACAAAAATAAATGAAGGCGTAACGGATACGGACTTTGAATAA
- a CDS encoding DUF3472 domain-containing protein: protein MLISYFLKGGLFVAFTSALFCTAICAQQQDFTSIPIGGNAYIVQGTAYGARIGRDGLSNWTNKRTVTELYFHLNKPMRITLSLIAQPHDEPSSFSVKIMGRKYLINRKVKGSDTLKIAELDITKPGYIPLEIQGVKRAGSNFGHLSSLLVAGQNLAQNLAFVKDAKDFYFGRRGPSVHWNFVIPEKMKNQVAYFYNELYVPKGNDVVGSYFEADGFSFGYFGMQVNSPTERRVLFSVWSPYDTNKPGEIPEDQKIKLIKKGKDVHGGEFGGEGSGGQSRLEYNWKPDTHYAFLLKAEPDSIHKTTTFTAYFKDLASKNWLLIASFQRPQTNTSLKNLYAFLENFSPEMGNIPRRGYYTNQWVRSFSGEWMPVTQAIFTTDATGNAGIRLDYTGGVDNGDFYLENCGFFSHSGKENRGKTFIRKSNNLQPPKIDFDQLP from the coding sequence ATGTTAATATCCTATTTTTTAAAGGGCGGTTTATTCGTAGCATTCACATCCGCCTTATTTTGTACGGCTATTTGTGCACAGCAACAAGACTTCACAAGTATACCGATCGGAGGCAATGCCTACATTGTCCAAGGAACCGCTTATGGTGCAAGAATTGGACGTGATGGGCTGAGCAACTGGACCAATAAACGGACAGTTACAGAGCTTTACTTTCATCTAAATAAACCCATGCGCATCACCCTATCATTGATTGCCCAACCCCATGATGAACCAAGTAGTTTCTCTGTAAAAATAATGGGAAGAAAATATCTTATCAATAGAAAAGTCAAGGGCTCAGATACCTTAAAAATAGCGGAATTAGATATAACTAAACCCGGCTATATTCCACTAGAAATTCAAGGAGTGAAAAGAGCAGGTAGTAATTTTGGTCATCTCTCCTCCCTGTTGGTAGCAGGTCAAAACCTTGCTCAAAATCTGGCTTTTGTAAAAGATGCAAAAGATTTTTATTTTGGAAGAAGAGGACCTTCGGTGCATTGGAATTTTGTCATTCCGGAAAAAATGAAGAACCAGGTAGCCTATTTTTACAATGAGCTATATGTACCCAAAGGCAATGATGTGGTCGGTTCTTACTTTGAAGCAGACGGATTTTCATTTGGGTATTTTGGGATGCAGGTAAACAGTCCCACTGAAAGACGCGTGCTCTTTTCTGTGTGGAGTCCTTATGACACGAATAAACCCGGAGAGATTCCTGAGGATCAAAAAATTAAATTGATTAAGAAAGGTAAAGACGTACACGGTGGTGAATTTGGCGGAGAGGGTTCCGGAGGTCAAAGCCGCTTGGAATATAATTGGAAACCAGATACACACTATGCCTTTTTACTAAAAGCAGAACCAGATAGTATCCATAAAACGACAACATTTACGGCATATTTTAAAGACCTAGCCTCAAAAAACTGGTTACTAATCGCAAGCTTTCAAAGACCGCAAACCAATACATCCTTAAAAAATCTATACGCATTTTTAGAAAACTTCAGTCCTGAGATGGGCAATATTCCCAGACGTGGTTACTATACCAATCAATGGGTGCGTAGTTTCTCCGGTGAGTGGATGCCTGTCACCCAAGCGATTTTCACAACAGATGCAACAGGGAATGCAGGCATTCGATTAGATTATACAGGAGGTGTAGATAATGGCGATTTCTATTTAGAAAATTGTGGTTTTTTCAGCCATAGCGGAAAAGAAAACAGGGGCAAGACATTTATTCGAAAATCAAATAATTTACAACCACCAAAGATAGATTTTGATCAACTGCCCTAG
- a CDS encoding NADP-dependent isocitrate dehydrogenase produces MIKIAIAKGDGIGPEIMDAVLEIFNAAKVPLDYQVVEMGKWVFDKGYTNGMTAEAKDTIEALGILFKGPMETPKGKGVKSINVTARKTWNTYANKRAFQTLHGVDTVFSKAGIPIDLTVIRENIEDTYGGIEHMLTHDVAISRRIISKPGSEQVIRYAFELAKQKGAKRISCGHKANIMKLTDGIFLNSFYAIAKEYPELNADDIIVDDLCMKLVTRPDIFDVLVLTNLQGDIISDLCAGLVGGLGFAPSANIGDNICIFEAVHGTAPDIAGKNIANPTALLLSGIAMLNHLGLTGSAATIENALLYTLESGKHTGDFGDRSTPSLNTTAFAEAIISNFGKKPKTNSRELKADHPQQQFVAKLDKNLMMETKDTSKESIAGVDFFIESDLQPDELAKIAVHYNNEQFKLINVSNRGTQVWPTGSVYTNLVNQYTIRYESPASTTLSQEEIVMLYSKLIQDFKVCSVETLLQLGENKAYSLAQGQ; encoded by the coding sequence ATGATTAAAATTGCAATAGCTAAAGGAGATGGTATTGGTCCTGAGATCATGGACGCAGTCTTAGAAATTTTTAATGCAGCCAAAGTACCACTGGACTATCAAGTTGTAGAAATGGGAAAATGGGTTTTTGACAAAGGATATACGAATGGTATGACTGCTGAGGCAAAAGATACCATTGAAGCCTTGGGAATCCTGTTTAAAGGTCCGATGGAAACTCCAAAAGGCAAAGGCGTAAAAAGTATCAATGTTACCGCCAGAAAAACCTGGAACACCTATGCCAACAAAAGAGCTTTTCAAACATTACATGGGGTAGACACGGTTTTTAGTAAGGCGGGCATCCCCATTGACCTGACAGTGATCCGGGAGAATATTGAAGACACATATGGAGGTATTGAGCACATGCTGACTCATGACGTCGCGATCAGCAGAAGAATAATTTCAAAACCGGGGAGTGAACAAGTCATTCGTTATGCTTTTGAATTAGCAAAACAAAAAGGTGCAAAACGTATCAGTTGTGGTCATAAAGCCAATATTATGAAATTGACTGATGGTATTTTTCTCAATAGTTTTTACGCCATTGCTAAAGAATATCCGGAATTAAACGCAGATGATATTATCGTCGATGATCTCTGCATGAAACTAGTGACAAGACCGGATATTTTTGATGTTTTGGTGCTTACAAATTTGCAGGGTGATATTATCAGTGATCTTTGTGCAGGTCTTGTGGGAGGCCTGGGCTTTGCACCCTCTGCAAACATCGGAGATAACATTTGTATTTTCGAGGCAGTACATGGCACAGCGCCGGATATTGCCGGTAAGAATATTGCCAACCCTACTGCATTATTATTAAGTGGAATTGCCATGCTTAACCATCTTGGTCTTACTGGCAGTGCTGCTACCATAGAAAATGCGCTACTCTATACCTTAGAAAGCGGGAAACATACGGGAGATTTTGGCGACAGATCCACGCCGTCACTTAACACCACAGCATTCGCAGAAGCCATCATCAGCAATTTTGGGAAAAAGCCTAAAACAAATAGCAGAGAGCTAAAGGCCGATCACCCCCAACAACAGTTTGTTGCTAAGTTGGATAAAAACCTGATGATGGAAACAAAGGATACCTCCAAAGAAAGTATTGCAGGTGTTGACTTCTTCATTGAAAGTGATTTACAGCCCGATGAGCTGGCAAAAATTGCAGTGCATTATAATAATGAACAGTTCAAATTAATAAACGTCAGTAACCGCGGTACACAGGTTTGGCCCACAGGTTCTGTTTATACCAATTTAGTCAATCAATATACGATCCGTTACGAAAGCCCCGCCAGCACTACCCTTTCTCAAGAAGAAATTGTAATGCTTTATTCAAAACTGATACAAGATTTTAAAGTTTGTTCCGTAGAGACCTTACTACAGTTAGGGGAGAACAAAGCCTATAGTCTGGCGCAAGGTCAATAA